In Acanthochromis polyacanthus isolate Apoly-LR-REF ecotype Palm Island chromosome 9, KAUST_Apoly_ChrSc, whole genome shotgun sequence, the DNA window tctgtgcaggccagtaaagttcatccacaccagactctgtcatccatgtctttatggaccttgctttgtgaaCTAGTGCAcggtcatgttggaagaggaaggggccagctccaaactgttcccacaaagttgggagcgtggaattgtccaaaatgtcttggtatgctgaagcattcagagttcctttcactagaagtaaggggccaagcccaactcctgaaaaacaaccccacaccataatcccccctccaccaaactttacacttggcacaatgcagtccgacaagtatcgttctcctgACAActgccaaacccagactggtccatcagattgccagatggagaagtgaGATTGgccactccagagaaggcgtctccactgctctagagtccagtggcggcgtgctttacaccacagCATCCGaagctttgcattgcacttggtggtgtatggcttggatgctgctgctcggccatggaaacccattccatgaagctctctgctgaagcactgttcttgagctaatctgaaggccacatgaagtttgaaggtctgtagtgaTTGATGCTGCAGAAAGTTgaccacctcttggcactatgctcCTCAGCATCCACAGACCCCGTTCCATCAGTTTACGTGGTcctaccacttggtggctgagttacTGTCGTTCCCaaacacttccactttcttataatacagctgacagttgactgtggaatatttaggagcgaggaaatgtcacgactggatttgttgcacaggtggcatcctatcacagttccacgctggaattcactgagctcctgagagcgacccattctttcacaaatgtttgtaaaagcagtctgcatgcctaggtgctttattttatacacctgtggccatggaagtgattggaacacctgattctgattatttggatgggtgagcgaatatTTTTGAGAATATAGTGTACATGTAAGCAGCATTTTAGTGTTGTAGCTGACTGAGGTTATATTCATTGATACTAATTTCCCCTCTGAAACATAACAGAATATACAGTACAGCAGGACAAAATGGCAATAGTCAAGTAAAGTGGAAATAGCTATAAAAAGCACTTGTGTGAAGGTACTACTACAAAACTACTAATCTGTGTTCATGGTTGTACGCTACCAGGATGTGCCAGTGTCGGCCGGCCAGGTGGAGAACTATGTTCTGCTGTTAGTGCTGCTGAGTGTTTTCGCCGGCGGGACGCTGGTCCTGCtgtccctgctgctgctcttctgtCATCGCTGCTGCATGGGTGGACGGCGCTACTCCAGGTGGGTGCTACACCTGCAGAGTGACACACTGTGTGGGCCTGATCAGGGATTGTAGAAGCCAGTGTGACTCTGACAGCTTCTATTAAAGCTGTGCTGAGTATGAAATAGAAAGCTGTGTGACTAAgcattttctgcttctgtgaAAGAGCACACACTGTAAAATTCATTTCCTTCTTTCAGAGCCAGCGATGACCCTGAGAAGACAAACACTACTTACGCTGAGGACTCTCAGCCCACGCAAGGTCAGAGCTGCGTTTTTCTTAAGTTCATCCACACGTGTACTCCGGCCCGTTGTCGTCACTAACTCCATTATTTCTCTCCCTTGGTGTGTCCTTGTCATCATTGTCACTCAGAAATCACCATTCGTCTGGATGAATCAGACGCACTCTCAGCATCCAGCTGTCACGATGGAGAATCAGAGCGATTTGTCTCCACGGGGTCGACTGGACGCAGAGTCTCCTTCAATGAATCTGCACTTTTCGAACAGGAGAAGACGACTCAGGACAAAGGACGCAGGTACAGTTCAACAGATATATTATTACGGTGACAAGTCGTTCACAGGAATTTGATCAAGATGTTTAATCCTTACTCTCAGGTACACTCTGACTGAAGGAGACTTCCACCACCTGAAGAAGGCCCGGCTGACCCACCTCCACCTGCCTCCGGCCCCCTGTGACCTGAAGATCCTCACCATCATGGAGTGCGACTCAACAGAGAGCAGCACCATCAACATCAGTGAGACTCCTAAACTGCCCCTCTCCATCTACCAGGTATGAAACTCATATTCATGATGGGTGTAGTCTCTGCAACAGACAGATTTCACACGATCCGCATACAAAATAGTTTCCTCATTTCTCTGCAGCCCACAGAGAGGAGAGTCCCTGACTGGATGGGTCAGAGCCTCAGTGGAGGTCTGCCAGGAGACCCCCACCACTCCATCATTCTGGACCAGGGACCCAGGCAGCAGCCTCCTACCATGAAACCACAGCACACACGGTCCCAGACAGTGAGTTTTTACACTCTCTGTGTCGAAAATCAAGACATGTCCAGTGAATAGTACTGGTCAGTAAAGGGTAGCATCGTCAGTCACTTTTGGTGCTGACTGAAATATTTACTTGATGGATTCCAGTgaaattttacaatttttacaaCACTTCTAATAATCTTCAGcaatttctgaccatttttttgctcctgtcattaatttcactgcaatataaggCACAACCATGGGTAAAAAGAACTTTGAAATGTGCTTTATGCCACATGACATGGTTATAATGCcacaaattatataaaaaagagagaaatttttaatttctttcattatttactagacaaaaatgtaatatgtACAATGTTTTTGCTAATATCTAGAGATGATACCaatactgagaaaaaaatagtgACTGTACGGCGTGTAAATATTTAACCACGTAAATCTCTCAtctgctctgtgaaaacacagcctgcaattCAACCTAATTCACCAGAAaactttcagattttttgtcaGGTGACATCCACAGCAGAGTCACTAAGAGcttttcagttgattttttacagaatgtagtGGAGCAAATAGTATTTAAAAaaccaatttaaaaaatgggtaaagaaaaataaggttgtttttagaattttaagcttagatttggttaatctTCCCAACAGAACTGCACACCACAAATGATACCTTCAGGGGCCCTCAGAAAGCTAAAAATCTGATGTTTCAATCTGCTTTTCACCTTTGTGGCTGTGACAAATGGTATCATTTTGGCAGTTTTCAAAAGATAAAATGCTCTTTTAAACTCGCAGGTAGGCTCAGGGTTCAGAGAGTCAATGGTTCCTGGATGATAAATTCTAAATTTGCTGACTAAAACCCTGAACAACCTAAACGCCATATGTACTAAACAGCAGTACTGTGagcatgtgagtgtgtttctCAAAGTATCACTGTCACAGAGCTGCTTGCATGGCCAAAGACTTGAATATTATTTTATCACTTTCCCAACAGGAGCTGAGCTGCTTGGTGTTTTTATTGACACTACATGATTTTTATGATGGTgctaataaaacaacaacaacatttgcAGCTCAGGCTGTGAGAATAGTTTAACGCTGACACTTCAGTCATGCTTTAGTTCCTACTGGAAATAACATTTCTGTCTAGATGACATGAatgtatttcatcaaaatgcgACAAGTaataaattttctttttaacagagAAGTCAAAAGCATGCATTTATATCATTTCACCAGAAGTACATGTGCAGAGTGCAGATTCATCCACTCGTATCGAGCATAAACGAAGCTGTGAAAAGCAGCTGCCACCGGCTGAAACCTACTGATGCACTGTGACATCAGTCATCACTGCAACTgagtgacaaaatgacaaactgctgTCCCTCGAGGGTTTTGCCTCTGCCCGCCATGATTCATCTCAGCCTGTCTGCCTCAACCCCTCCTTAATGTGTCATCACCTCCCTCTATCCTCCTCTCCCTTCATCTCTTCTGTCAGATGGAGGCTATCGGGGACAGGGGGGAGGCTGAGAGCGAAAGGGGGCAGAGAAGAGAGTCGACTCCGGCTTCAGGCCAGACTTCAGTTCTACATTTCTTCTCTAAATTGCGGCGCCACGCCAGTCTGGAGGGAGCTGGGCCTTACTTTAGGAGGTGGAAGTTTGACACCAGTCACCGGGCTGCCAGTCTGGATGCCAAAGGTTTGTATACATGACAGCAATGGATGAAAAAGATGGGACTTGTGGGAAATGTCTTGCTTTGCAAAAAACATCTAGATCACTTTGTATTCATGTGAATTTCTACCAGGATCCCCCAAGAGAAGGCCCTTTCAGAGACAGAGAGCTGCAAGTGAAACCACTGATCACACAGAAGATGACTCTTCTCCTCTTCGAGATGAGGCCATTGAATCTTTCCCACACACTCCCATCCAGACCAGTGGCTTCCAGTCGCTCTCTGCAGAGTCTCTGACTCATCCCACATCTGCACCCACATCTTCAGTCTTCCTCAGCAGGTACATCCCAGCATATAACACCGTGGCTTAAACCATGTCATTTCCACAATTATTGATTCCTCTTCTCCAACTGTGCAGGCTAAAACTGGAGGCCATGGTGGAGGTAGGTAGCAGCAGCACCAGGAGAGAGGAACTCTGTTTGCCATCAGACAGGTGTCTGGCCCAGAAGCAAGAGGAAGCTGCAGTTAATGGAACAGAAGAGGAGAACGAAACAATGTTCGGTGGAGCTATGAGATCAAAAGCAGGAGACGAGCTACAATCAGCAGAAGATGACGACTTGTTCGGGATGCAACAAAAAGCTGCCATTCAGGAAAGGTTTGAAGACATGTtaaagaaaagtaaagacaCGAAAACAGACAGTGGGGCGACAGATGTGGGGAAAAAGAAGGAGGTGGAGATAGATGAAGGAGATGAGGTGGTGTTGGGAGCGGAGGCCAGACGAAGGACTGACTCAGGCTCATCTTTTTCCTTCATGATTCGCCAGGAGAGCTTGGAGGCTCCTCCTTCCTTATACAAAGACATTTGGAGCTTGCGAGCCTCTCTGGAACAATACGCCTCCTCAGACCAGAGCAGCACAGATCGGGAGTCCATCCGCAGTGACGCCGACAGCGTCTCATCGATCGGTGGTGCAGGAGCTCGATCGGGTCTGGACAGCTGCTTGTCCCAAGATTTGGACGATGAGCCTGAAGGAGAAGGGGAGGGAGAAGCGATGGATGGAGGAAGCAGAGGAGCATCAGGTATAGACAGTGAGATGGGGAGTGGAGCAGGG includes these proteins:
- the LOC110953532 gene encoding LOW QUALITY PROTEIN: voltage-dependent calcium channel beta subunit-associated regulatory protein-like (The sequence of the model RefSeq protein was modified relative to this genomic sequence to represent the inferred CDS: deleted 2 bases in 1 codon; substituted 1 base at 1 genomic stop codon), coding for MVVRYQDVPVSAGQVENYVLLLVLLSVFAGGTLVLLSLLLLFCHRCCMGGRRYSRASDDPEKTNTTYAEDSQPTQEITIRLDESDALSASSCHDGESERFVSTGSTGRRVSFNESALFEQEKTTQDKGRRYTLTEGDFHHLKKARLTHLHLPPAPCDLKILTIMECDSTESSTINISETPKLPLSIYQPTERRVPDWMGQSLSGGLPGDPHHSIILDQGPRQQPPTMKPQHTRSQTMEAIGDRGEAESERGQRRESTPASGQTSVLHFFSKLRRHASLEGAGPYFRRWKFDTSHRAASLDAKGSPKRRPFQRQRAASETTDHTEDDSSPLRDEAIESFPHTPIQTSGFQSLSAESLTHPTSAPTSSVFLSRLKLEAMVEVGSSSTRREELCLPSDRCLAQKQEEAAVNGTEEENETMFGGAMRSKAGDELQSAEDDDLFGMQQKAAIQERFEDMLKKSKDTKTDSGATDVGKKKEVEIDEGDEVVLGAEARRRTDSGSSFSFMIRQESLEAPPSLYKDIWSLRASLEQYASSDQSSTDRESIRSDADSVSSIGGAGARSGLDSCLSQDLDDEPEGEGEGEAMDGGSRGASGIDSEMGSGAGGEXGGNRKLLQMDSGYASIEAPSRAPDEMRLFGTPGAPRGKTASERRLFFTSSGRKGSVCESIEARLFQEELEEEMADGMDRDGKLKEKPQTGSQSFTLQEPYQLMKSLHPQKSPESQTQLMSPLVKPISQPSSPHRPRLRRRDYSIDEKTDALFNEFLRHDPRFDQQDSPLRSRHRSRVHLRKQWQRHKQYSDPGSSTGGRYSPSLERQRFTPLRRGDSAGYPLDTRYHSTLSRIASAADEEASEVAASEEAAKERAEGKDPSSEGAAGDSASGATSKTSEASDTTQSSSDCAASAGETEGCQISTNKDSESTSSQSVSTVTAQTSYMDPRVDNRNNNSSQAILSEVSLQAESSLTDKLVVSVEERLYSGLRSAEKLSQGGSERVLTASHTASPGFNPI